In one Paraburkholderia megapolitana genomic region, the following are encoded:
- a CDS encoding GntP family permease: MSFVIVLAALVFLMFAAYRGYSVILVAPIAALGAVLLTEPSAVAPVFSGIFMDKMVGFVKLYFPVFLLGAVFGKVIELSGFSESIVAAAIRYIGRSRANAVIVAVCALLTYGGVSLFVVVFAVYPFAAELYRQSNIPKRLMPGAIALGAFSFTMDSLPGTPQIQNIIPTTFFKTTSWAAPVLGVAGSLFIVVVGLTYLEWRRRAAMAKGEGYGTSLVNEPERVESSHLPHPLLAVAPLILVGVANFALTRLIPDWYGASYTVAPDVLPGIHAPITTPIKTVVAIWSVEGALLLGIVLVVLTAFGRVRERFATGTKAAVAGALLASVNTASEYGFGGVIAALPGFLVVSDALKSIPNPLVNAAVSVSSLAGITGSASGGMSIALAAMSDTFIKAADAAHIPMEVLHRVVAMASGGMDTLPHNGAVITLLAVTGLTHRESYRDIFAVTIIKTLAVFFVITVYYTTGLV; the protein is encoded by the coding sequence ATGTCATTTGTGATCGTCCTCGCCGCGCTAGTGTTTCTGATGTTTGCGGCCTATCGCGGCTACAGCGTGATTCTCGTTGCGCCAATCGCGGCACTCGGCGCCGTATTGTTGACCGAACCATCCGCGGTCGCGCCGGTGTTCTCCGGCATCTTCATGGACAAGATGGTCGGCTTCGTGAAGCTTTACTTTCCGGTATTTCTGCTTGGCGCGGTATTCGGCAAGGTAATCGAACTGTCGGGATTCTCCGAATCGATCGTGGCCGCCGCCATTCGCTATATCGGCCGCTCGCGCGCCAATGCGGTAATCGTCGCGGTCTGCGCGCTGCTGACTTACGGCGGCGTATCGTTGTTCGTGGTCGTCTTCGCGGTCTATCCATTCGCCGCCGAACTCTATCGGCAGAGCAATATTCCGAAACGTCTGATGCCGGGCGCCATTGCGCTCGGTGCGTTCTCGTTCACGATGGATTCGCTGCCGGGCACACCGCAAATCCAGAACATCATCCCGACCACCTTCTTCAAAACGACGTCGTGGGCCGCGCCGGTGCTTGGCGTAGCGGGGTCGCTCTTCATCGTCGTCGTGGGCCTGACGTATCTGGAATGGCGCCGCCGCGCCGCGATGGCTAAAGGCGAAGGCTACGGCACGTCGCTCGTCAACGAGCCGGAGCGCGTCGAGTCCTCGCATCTGCCGCATCCGCTGCTCGCCGTCGCACCGCTCATTCTTGTCGGCGTCGCCAACTTCGCGCTGACGCGGCTGATTCCCGACTGGTACGGCGCCTCGTATACCGTCGCGCCGGACGTGTTGCCCGGCATACATGCGCCCATCACGACGCCGATCAAGACCGTGGTCGCGATCTGGTCGGTGGAAGGCGCGCTGCTGCTCGGCATCGTGCTGGTCGTGCTGACCGCGTTTGGCCGCGTACGCGAACGGTTCGCGACCGGTACCAAGGCAGCCGTCGCCGGTGCGCTGCTTGCGTCGGTGAATACCGCGTCGGAGTACGGCTTCGGTGGCGTGATCGCGGCGTTGCCCGGCTTTCTCGTCGTTAGCGATGCGCTGAAGAGCATTCCGAATCCGCTCGTCAACGCTGCGGTGTCGGTCAGCTCGCTGGCGGGTATCACCGGGTCGGCTTCAGGCGGCATGAGCATCGCGCTCGCTGCCATGTCCGATACTTTTATCAAGGCCGCGGACGCCGCCCATATTCCAATGGAAGTGCTGCACCGGGTCGTCGCCATGGCGAGCGGCGGCATGGACACGCTGCCGCACAACGGCGCCGTCATTACACTGCTTGCCGTGACGGGGCTCACGCACCGCGAGTCGTATCGCGACATTTTCGCGGTGACGATCATCAAGACGCTGGCCGTGTTTTTCGTGATCACGGTGTATTACACGACTGGACTGGTTTGA
- a CDS encoding glycosyltransferase family 9 protein: MSNAIGDTLILMVIVRNLLRNGIDVDVFGRPAYALRHWFPDVAIRPLPEATDSNAWLAPYEIVVQMHRHKPVANLADLHPRVYDLHEVSYSDPPGCMAERFADFCRQELGLTDVGLTNGITPPSSLRHRQYVRRIAIHPEASTDDKRWPRRSFVKLAQCLRKRGYDVQFVIAPHEREHWSERERGGIPAPVFDNLHELACWLYESGWFIGNDSGVGHLASNLGIPTTSLFRRRGVSERWRPAWGTVTVVLPWQWIPTARLKEKFWRETLTCTRVLRVFQRMVREHQPEDERPVDLYAKSSEPA; this comes from the coding sequence ATGTCGAACGCAATTGGCGACACCCTGATCCTGATGGTCATCGTCCGCAATCTTTTGCGAAACGGGATCGACGTCGATGTCTTTGGGCGTCCGGCTTATGCGCTTCGGCACTGGTTTCCCGACGTCGCGATCAGGCCGTTACCGGAGGCAACGGATAGCAACGCATGGCTCGCACCGTACGAGATCGTCGTGCAAATGCATCGACATAAACCGGTGGCGAATCTCGCGGACCTCCATCCTCGCGTCTATGATCTGCATGAAGTCTCATACAGCGATCCACCAGGCTGCATGGCCGAGCGCTTCGCCGATTTCTGCCGGCAGGAGCTTGGGCTCACCGATGTCGGCCTGACCAACGGCATCACGCCGCCATCCTCGTTACGGCATCGCCAGTATGTGCGCCGCATTGCGATTCATCCCGAGGCCAGTACCGACGACAAGCGCTGGCCGCGTCGAAGCTTCGTGAAGCTGGCGCAGTGCCTGCGCAAACGTGGCTACGACGTACAGTTCGTGATCGCGCCGCACGAACGCGAGCACTGGAGCGAACGCGAGAGAGGCGGAATTCCCGCACCGGTTTTCGACAATTTGCACGAACTCGCGTGCTGGCTTTACGAGTCCGGCTGGTTTATCGGCAACGACTCCGGCGTCGGCCATCTTGCGTCGAATCTCGGCATTCCGACGACCAGTCTGTTCCGCCGACGAGGTGTCTCGGAGCGTTGGCGTCCGGCATGGGGGACGGTGACAGTTGTGTTGCCCTGGCAATGGATTCCCACCGCGAGGCTTAAAGAAAAATTCTGGCGCGAGACACTGACATGCACGCGAGTTTTGCGGGTGTTCCAGCGCATGGTTCGGGAGCATCAGCCCGAAGACGAACGCCCCGTCGACCTATACGCGAAAAGCAGCGAACCCGCCTAA
- a CDS encoding helix-turn-helix transcriptional regulator, whose amino-acid sequence MESDEQQYDRLVHRIYDTVGEAAGWQALYADLAALTGASTIHVLAFDKHHDTLSFSDGFNLPVAAELGYIQHYHRVDPRLALLWTQPVLHWMHCHEHFDDAFVSENRFYQEFLLPMGHRYVSGCKLIDEARLTVVFACTRNDSQGPMTADAIAFLQRLTPHLARAMTQQMQRYVYSTDALVGHAFVSRWGQPVILATTGGEVLHVNGAAERLLQSTALVRITGRTLMLPPPFMSRFLDDCAQTEGQLRVPDHATQASAAQYRVLRIAGDDSEKTALYVFYNLIVPGEVSARFGLRAIAMLIFFDPQSSPVVDTDLLAAAFNLTPAECRVAYCLAEGLSLKDIALRLGVQHDTVRKQLQSIYQKTSTNRQPDLIRLLLHLPGAIV is encoded by the coding sequence GTGGAATCAGATGAACAACAATATGACCGGCTTGTGCACCGCATTTATGACACCGTCGGCGAAGCCGCGGGATGGCAGGCGTTATATGCGGACCTCGCCGCACTGACCGGGGCCAGCACGATTCATGTGCTCGCCTTCGACAAGCATCACGACACGCTGTCCTTCAGTGACGGTTTCAATCTCCCGGTGGCCGCCGAACTCGGCTATATCCAGCACTACCATCGCGTCGATCCGCGTCTCGCGCTGTTATGGACGCAGCCGGTGCTGCACTGGATGCATTGCCACGAGCATTTCGACGACGCGTTCGTCAGCGAGAACCGTTTTTACCAGGAGTTCCTGCTGCCGATGGGGCATCGTTATGTATCGGGCTGCAAGCTGATCGACGAGGCACGCCTCACGGTCGTGTTCGCCTGCACGCGCAACGATAGCCAGGGGCCGATGACCGCGGACGCGATTGCGTTTTTACAGCGCCTGACACCGCATCTGGCGCGCGCGATGACGCAGCAGATGCAGCGCTACGTGTACTCGACGGATGCGCTGGTCGGCCATGCGTTCGTGAGCCGCTGGGGGCAGCCCGTGATACTCGCGACGACCGGCGGCGAAGTGCTGCACGTGAACGGAGCCGCCGAACGTCTGCTGCAATCGACCGCGCTGGTGCGTATAACCGGTCGCACGCTGATGCTGCCGCCGCCCTTCATGAGCCGCTTTCTCGATGACTGCGCGCAGACCGAAGGGCAGTTGCGCGTGCCCGATCACGCCACCCAGGCGAGCGCCGCACAGTACCGGGTACTGCGCATCGCCGGCGACGACAGCGAGAAGACCGCGCTCTATGTGTTCTACAACCTGATCGTGCCCGGCGAGGTGTCGGCGAGATTCGGCCTGCGTGCGATTGCCATGCTGATATTTTTCGATCCGCAATCGTCGCCGGTGGTCGACACCGATCTGCTCGCGGCGGCATTCAATCTGACGCCAGCCGAATGCCGGGTCGCATACTGCCTCGCGGAAGGACTCTCGCTAAAGGACATTGCGCTGCGTCTCGGCGTGCAGCACGACACCGTACGCAAGCAGTTGCAATCGATCTACCAGAAGACATCGACGAACCGCCAGCCGGATCTGATCCGGCTGCTGTTGCATCTGCCAGGCGCGATTGTCTGA